The Puntigrus tetrazona isolate hp1 chromosome 23, ASM1883169v1, whole genome shotgun sequence genome has a segment encoding these proteins:
- the LOC122328742 gene encoding RING finger protein 223 codes for MESSPVVWHTQVVPLETDLERVSSHPECSICFNTYDNVFKTPKQLDCTHTFCLECLSRIMTTSMDPQNSKISCPFCRQPTTIPKKGPPALTTSQEVLCRLPVHQQQEEPVWLDGERLCYQRPIDIPGVPAFCICVDIGASGQSGVSSSQTRPRLGLLERLMDWKRLLLFIFLMMLLLGIVLWPLQCIVTTGSMRCAPQNLQISSTTPSTTTVIG; via the coding sequence ATGGAGTCGAGCCCTGTGGTGTGGCACACCCAGGTGGTCCCGCTAGAAACAGACCTGGAGAGGGTGAGCTCTCATCCCGAGTGCTCCATCTGCTTCAACACCTACGACAACGTCTTCAAAACGCCAAAACAGTTGGACTGCACTCATACCTTCTGCCTCGAATGCCTCTCCCGCATTATGACCACCTCCATGGACCcccaaaactcaaaaatctcCTGCCCCTTCTGCCGCCAGCCCACTACTATTCCAAAAAAGGGGCCTCCGGCTTTGACCACCAGCCAGGAGGTGCTGTGCCGCCTGCCCGTCCACCAGCAGCAAGAGGAGCCCGTGTGGCTGGACGGAGAAAGGCTGTGCTACCAACGGCCAATAGATATTCCAGGCGTGCCAGCATTCTGCATCTGTGTGGATATTGGGGCCAGCGGACAAAGCGGAGTATCTTCTTCCCAAACTCGACCACGACTTGGCCTTCTGGAGCGGCTAATGGATTGGAAACGTTTGCTGCTCTTTATATTCCTCATGATGCTGCTGCTGGGGATCGTTTTGTGGCCCCTGCAGTGCATCGTCACGACGGGATCCATGCGTTGCGCGCCCCAGAACTTGCAGATATCTTCTACCACACCTTCTACCACTACAGTCATTGGTTAA